One window from the genome of Variovorax sp. PAMC26660 encodes:
- a CDS encoding Bug family tripartite tricarboxylate transporter substrate binding protein, with protein MTPIDFSRRHLMAALAGSAALAALPSRAFAQQPLPSLIKLVVGYSAGGPVDGAARLLAPALSQELGTQVIVDNRPGASGSLGGDAVAKAAPDGAVLFFGASPTITINPNVQRHMAFDPMKDLTPIAPLVDYTNVLVVNNELPVRSVSELLAYAKARPGKVFYGSAGVGASNHLSGALLEKMAGVQMTHVPYKGSAPALADVMGGTVTMMFDIIATSRPFIQSGRLRALAVTSRQRNRMLPDVPTMIESGVPGYDVGGWFGLYGPARMDPALVARMNAAAQKMLAREDIAHRLRDQGYDVWSGAPELLATKGVSDRKLWASASKGIEAE; from the coding sequence ATGACACCCATCGACTTCTCGCGCCGCCACCTCATGGCTGCGCTGGCGGGCAGCGCAGCGCTTGCGGCGTTGCCTTCCCGAGCCTTCGCACAACAACCCTTGCCGTCCCTCATCAAGCTCGTGGTCGGCTATTCCGCCGGTGGCCCGGTCGATGGCGCTGCACGCCTGCTCGCGCCCGCGCTGAGCCAGGAGCTGGGCACGCAGGTCATCGTGGACAACCGGCCCGGCGCCAGCGGCTCGCTCGGTGGCGATGCGGTCGCCAAGGCCGCGCCCGATGGCGCCGTGCTGTTCTTCGGCGCGAGCCCGACCATCACCATCAACCCGAATGTGCAGCGCCACATGGCCTTCGACCCGATGAAGGACCTGACGCCCATCGCGCCGCTGGTGGACTACACCAACGTGCTGGTGGTCAACAACGAGCTGCCCGTGCGCAGCGTGAGCGAGCTGCTGGCCTATGCGAAGGCGCGGCCCGGCAAGGTGTTCTACGGCTCGGCGGGCGTGGGCGCCTCCAACCACCTGAGCGGCGCGCTGCTGGAGAAGATGGCGGGTGTGCAGATGACGCATGTGCCCTACAAGGGCAGCGCGCCGGCATTGGCCGACGTGATGGGTGGCACCGTGACGATGATGTTCGACATCATCGCGACCTCGCGGCCCTTCATCCAGTCGGGCAGGCTGCGCGCGCTGGCCGTGACCTCGCGCCAGCGCAACCGCATGCTGCCCGATGTGCCGACCATGATCGAGTCGGGCGTGCCCGGCTACGACGTGGGCGGCTGGTTCGGTCTGTACGGCCCGGCGCGCATGGACCCGGCGCTGGTCGCGCGCATGAACGCCGCCGCGCAGAAGATGCTGGCGCGCGAAGACATCGCGCACCGGCTGCGCGATCAGGGCTACGACGTGTGGTCGGGTGCGCCGGAACTGCTGGCGACCAAGGGCGTGTCCGACCGCAAGCTCTGGGCGAGCGCGTCCAAGGGCATCGAGGCGGAATAG
- a CDS encoding class I adenylate-forming enzyme family protein, whose translation MQRIHELLEARAVRTPDAVFLFEPTGTTTYAALQAMVDVAAQDLRDAGVRATDRVVLVAENCAAHIVLLMACSRVGAWSCGVNARMSPGEIAAIVERADARLCCFTTGASESADRHAQRAGAVPAALPGVMRSAVRADARTEPDAALADTAAIIFTSGTSGTPKGVMVSHRGLLHFGRVSATVRALNERDRAYAFLPMTHIFGIGTVLMAALTGGASLVLRSAFSPADMLQALADEQVSNLLGPPTMYARLLAHIDAENVVPRFPHLRYVYTGSAPLDPALKQRVERLFGQPLHYGYGLSEYAGSVFLTRTESPRTDTAAGHAVEGGEARVVSLDGQDAAQGDTGEIWLRGPGLMLGYFRDAAATAQVMRPGGWYATGDLGRFGEDGALFVVGRLKEMIIRSGFNVYPAEIEAVIGRFAGVHLCAVVGVPEADGNEQIVAFVEMKLGAVLDEAALRVQLVEHLSPYKRPARIEVIDAMPTTANGKLLKRELQMRARQA comes from the coding sequence ATGCAGCGTATTCATGAGTTGCTGGAGGCGCGTGCGGTCCGCACGCCCGATGCTGTCTTTCTTTTCGAGCCCACGGGCACCACGACCTATGCGGCGCTGCAGGCGATGGTCGACGTGGCCGCGCAAGACCTGCGGGACGCCGGCGTGCGCGCGACCGACCGCGTGGTGCTGGTGGCCGAGAACTGCGCCGCGCACATCGTGCTGCTCATGGCCTGCAGCCGCGTCGGCGCGTGGTCGTGCGGCGTCAATGCGCGCATGTCGCCGGGCGAGATTGCGGCGATCGTCGAGCGGGCCGATGCGCGCCTGTGCTGCTTCACGACCGGCGCTTCCGAATCGGCGGACCGGCATGCGCAGCGGGCCGGTGCGGTGCCGGCTGCATTGCCGGGCGTGATGCGCTCGGCCGTGCGCGCCGACGCACGCACGGAACCCGATGCGGCGCTGGCCGACACGGCCGCGATCATCTTCACGTCGGGCACCTCGGGCACGCCCAAGGGTGTGATGGTGTCGCACCGAGGGTTGCTGCATTTCGGACGCGTGTCGGCCACCGTGCGCGCGCTGAATGAACGCGACCGTGCCTACGCCTTCCTGCCGATGACGCACATCTTCGGCATCGGCACGGTGCTGATGGCTGCGCTGACTGGTGGCGCGTCATTGGTGCTGCGCAGTGCCTTTTCGCCGGCCGACATGCTGCAGGCGCTGGCCGACGAACAAGTGTCGAACCTGCTCGGGCCGCCGACCATGTACGCGCGCCTGCTGGCCCACATCGATGCGGAAAACGTGGTGCCGCGTTTTCCGCATCTGCGCTACGTGTACACCGGCTCTGCGCCGCTCGATCCCGCGCTCAAGCAGCGGGTGGAGCGGCTGTTCGGGCAGCCACTGCACTACGGCTACGGCCTGTCGGAGTACGCCGGCTCGGTGTTCCTCACGCGCACTGAATCGCCGCGCACCGACACGGCGGCCGGCCATGCGGTGGAAGGCGGCGAGGCGCGCGTCGTTTCCCTCGACGGGCAGGACGCTGCACAAGGCGACACCGGCGAAATCTGGCTGCGCGGCCCCGGCCTGATGCTGGGCTACTTTCGCGATGCGGCGGCTACCGCACAGGTGATGCGCCCCGGCGGCTGGTACGCCACCGGCGACCTCGGGCGCTTCGGCGAGGACGGCGCGCTGTTCGTGGTTGGGCGGTTGAAGGAAATGATCATCCGCTCGGGTTTCAACGTCTACCCGGCCGAGATCGAGGCGGTGATCGGCCGCTTCGCCGGCGTGCACCTGTGCGCGGTGGTCGGCGTGCCGGAGGCCGACGGCAACGAGCAGATCGTCGCCTTCGTCGAGATGAAGCTCGGCGCGGTGCTGGACGAGGCCGCCTTGCGGGTGCAGCTGGTCGAGCACCTGTCGCCCTACAAGCGGCCGGCCCGCATCGAGGTGATCGACGCGATGCCCACCACGGCCAACGGCAAGCTGCTCAAGCGCGAGCTGCAGATGCGCGCCCGGCAGGCCTGA
- a CDS encoding DUF3606 domain-containing protein, with amino-acid sequence MADDLSKRGPQDASRINVNEAHEVRYWTQALEVSEQQLRSAIAAAGVEVKDVRTYLGKP; translated from the coding sequence ATGGCCGATGACCTGAGCAAGCGCGGGCCGCAGGATGCTTCCCGCATCAACGTCAACGAAGCGCACGAGGTTCGCTACTGGACGCAGGCGCTGGAGGTGAGCGAGCAGCAGTTGCGCTCGGCCATCGCCGCCGCAGGCGTCGAGGTGAAGGACGTGCGCACCTATCTCGGCAAGCCCTGA
- a CDS encoding DNA topoisomerase IB, whose protein sequence is MPASSSPSAAKPASKPTPITNGLVHVNPDMPGIHRLKHGERFRYRDAEGHWLRDVDEVSRIRMLAIPPAYTQVWICPLPNGHLQATGIDARGRKQYRYHADWRVMKDETKFDRLEAFALALPRIRARVARDLLPQSDKKGQKAPGRSQVLAALVRLLDTTLLRIGNEEYASSNGSYGLTTLRNRHAAVQGAALRLRFRGKSGVMHEARLDDPRVARVVRHCQQLPGQALFQYAGEDDGELRSVSSTDVNDYLAEASQGERFTAKDFRTWHGTVQALELTRLACGPGRTAADGNRYSAKDILAAVARQLGNTPAVCKKAYVHPAVLALGSALADDEETTALFQKITGRGTARPSRGLYAAERRLLAFLRTHRQGQARERHAANGRGKPQPPVASPRRTLSRSTVMV, encoded by the coding sequence ATGCCCGCTTCTTCCTCGCCTTCCGCCGCCAAGCCTGCGTCGAAGCCGACGCCCATCACCAACGGCCTCGTGCATGTGAACCCCGACATGCCGGGCATCCACCGCCTGAAACACGGCGAGCGCTTTCGCTACCGCGACGCCGAGGGCCACTGGCTGCGCGACGTGGACGAGGTCTCGCGCATCCGCATGCTCGCCATTCCGCCGGCCTATACGCAAGTGTGGATCTGCCCGCTGCCCAACGGCCATCTGCAAGCCACCGGCATCGACGCGCGCGGACGCAAGCAGTACCGCTACCACGCCGATTGGCGCGTGATGAAAGACGAGACCAAGTTCGACCGGCTCGAAGCCTTCGCGCTCGCGCTGCCGCGCATCCGTGCCCGCGTGGCGCGCGACCTGCTGCCGCAGTCGGACAAGAAGGGCCAGAAGGCGCCAGGCCGCAGCCAGGTATTGGCGGCACTGGTGCGCCTGCTCGACACCACGCTGCTGCGCATCGGCAACGAGGAATACGCGAGCAGCAACGGCTCCTACGGCCTGACCACCTTGCGCAACCGGCATGCGGCGGTGCAAGGCGCGGCGCTGCGGCTGCGCTTTCGCGGCAAGAGCGGCGTGATGCACGAAGCCCGGCTCGACGATCCGCGCGTAGCCAGGGTGGTGCGGCATTGCCAGCAACTGCCCGGACAGGCGCTGTTCCAGTACGCCGGCGAAGACGACGGGGAACTGCGCAGCGTCTCGTCCACCGATGTCAACGACTACCTCGCAGAAGCCTCACAGGGCGAGCGCTTCACCGCCAAGGACTTCCGCACTTGGCACGGCACGGTGCAGGCGCTGGAACTCACGCGCCTGGCCTGCGGGCCGGGCCGCACCGCCGCGGATGGCAACCGCTACAGCGCGAAGGACATCCTGGCCGCCGTTGCCAGGCAACTCGGCAACACGCCGGCGGTCTGCAAGAAGGCCTATGTGCACCCGGCGGTGCTGGCGCTGGGCAGTGCGCTTGCGGACGATGAAGAAACCACCGCCCTGTTCCAGAAGATCACCGGCCGTGGCACGGCGCGGCCATCGCGTGGGCTGTATGCGGCGGAGCGCCGGCTGCTGGCCTTCCTGCGCACGCACCGGCAAGGCCAGGCGCGCGAGCGGCATGCGGCCAACGGACGCGGCAAGCCTCAGCCGCCGGTGGCGAGCCCGAGGCGCACGCTGTCGCGCTCCACCGTGATGGTGTAG
- a CDS encoding purine-nucleoside phosphorylase, producing MFPRWSSFGTRLLALCGVALLATACASTSTSPATTAPATAAVAPVKVKVFVAAMFEIGKNTGDRAGEFQHWYERYWMNTKPMAVPGALQPVYCNVDGVCGAVLGMGKVNSSSSMQAILLNPQFDFSQAYYVISGVAGTPPSRGTIGEVSWATWLVDYDLGHRWAPEENKAGEPTFMPRKGYEEYRRFKINPDLVSWAMKLSADTPLKDSESARKYRLRYPDAAARRAPFVGTGTHMTGDTFFHGPGMSKQAQYIAKLYGADDYVITEMEAAAITLVIKRAHGTDRVMSLRGAVNFDQGSPKETTLQHLDPAPGETAGGFAETVENIELVGSRVVDHIVANWPQWQGGVPKP from the coding sequence ATGTTCCCTCGTTGGTCTTCCTTTGGCACCCGCCTGCTGGCGCTGTGCGGCGTCGCGCTGCTTGCCACCGCCTGTGCTTCCACCTCGACTTCGCCCGCAACGACCGCGCCTGCCACGGCGGCCGTTGCGCCCGTCAAGGTCAAGGTGTTCGTCGCTGCCATGTTCGAGATCGGCAAGAACACCGGCGACCGCGCCGGCGAGTTCCAGCACTGGTACGAGCGCTACTGGATGAACACCAAGCCGATGGCCGTGCCCGGCGCGCTGCAGCCCGTGTACTGCAACGTCGACGGCGTGTGCGGCGCGGTGCTCGGCATGGGCAAGGTCAACTCGTCGTCGTCGATGCAGGCCATCCTGCTGAACCCGCAGTTCGATTTCTCGCAGGCCTATTACGTGATCTCGGGCGTGGCCGGCACGCCGCCATCGCGCGGCACCATCGGCGAAGTGAGCTGGGCCACTTGGCTGGTGGACTACGACCTGGGCCACCGCTGGGCGCCCGAAGAAAACAAGGCCGGCGAGCCGACCTTCATGCCGCGCAAGGGCTACGAGGAATACCGCCGCTTCAAGATCAACCCCGACCTCGTGAGCTGGGCGATGAAGCTCTCGGCCGACACGCCGCTGAAGGACTCGGAATCGGCGCGCAAGTACCGTCTGCGTTACCCCGACGCCGCGGCCCGTCGCGCACCTTTTGTCGGCACCGGCACGCACATGACCGGCGACACCTTCTTCCACGGCCCCGGCATGTCGAAGCAGGCGCAGTACATCGCGAAGCTCTACGGCGCCGACGACTACGTGATCACCGAAATGGAGGCCGCCGCCATCACCCTCGTGATCAAGCGCGCGCACGGCACCGACCGGGTGATGAGTCTGCGCGGCGCGGTCAACTTCGACCAGGGCAGCCCGAAGGAAACCACGCTGCAGCATCTGGACCCGGCGCCGGGCGAGACGGCGGGTGGCTTTGCCGAGACGGTGGAGAACATCGAACTTGTCGGTAGTCGCGTGGTGGATCACATCGTGGCGAATTGGCCGCAGTGGCAGGGCGGTGTGCCGAAGCCCTGA
- a CDS encoding aspartate carbamoyltransferase, whose protein sequence is MSQQQDILRDAMRRLNLTRDAFSERLGVRRRALDTWLLPADSGESRAMPEMVGKFVAEILQREAQATVGADDRPLGQRIAAEGRPHLLSVAQFERDSLEDLFQVADVMQPIARRQKVTRILEGAVLGSLFFEASTRTRVSFGAAFCRLGGTVCDTTGFTFSSMAKGESIYDTSRVMSGYVDALVVRHPEQGSVAEFARATNIPVINAGDGPGEHPSQAILDLYTIQREFSRMGKLVDGTHVAMVGDLKYGRTVHSLIRLLSLYRGLKFTLIAPPSLEMPAYLLDLVSRNGHVIEQTQSLEEGLRGADVVYATRIQKERFAGEEIEGYTPEFQVRKALVDTVCKPDTILMHPLPRDGRPGANDLSIDLNHDPRLAIFRQTDNGIPVRMALFAVLMGVEHQVARSMRDAGWRSPPHIGPDDADFDGLD, encoded by the coding sequence ATGAGCCAGCAACAAGACATCCTGCGCGACGCCATGCGCCGCCTCAATCTGACCCGCGACGCGTTCTCCGAACGCCTGGGTGTTCGCCGCCGGGCACTCGACACCTGGCTGCTGCCAGCCGACTCCGGCGAATCACGGGCCATGCCCGAAATGGTCGGCAAATTCGTCGCCGAAATCCTTCAGCGCGAGGCGCAAGCCACCGTCGGCGCAGACGACCGCCCACTCGGCCAGCGCATCGCAGCCGAGGGCCGGCCGCACCTGCTGTCGGTGGCGCAGTTCGAGCGCGACAGCCTCGAAGACCTGTTCCAGGTCGCCGACGTCATGCAGCCCATCGCGCGGCGCCAGAAGGTCACGCGCATCCTCGAAGGCGCTGTCCTCGGCAGCCTCTTCTTCGAGGCCAGCACCCGCACTCGCGTGAGCTTTGGCGCCGCGTTCTGCCGGCTCGGCGGCACGGTGTGCGACACCACGGGCTTCACCTTCTCGTCGATGGCCAAGGGCGAATCGATCTACGACACCAGCCGCGTGATGAGCGGTTATGTCGATGCGCTGGTGGTGCGCCACCCTGAGCAAGGTTCGGTGGCCGAGTTCGCACGTGCCACCAACATCCCGGTCATCAACGCCGGCGACGGGCCGGGCGAGCATCCGAGCCAGGCCATCCTCGATCTGTACACCATCCAGCGCGAGTTCTCGCGCATGGGCAAGCTGGTCGACGGCACGCACGTGGCGATGGTGGGCGACCTGAAGTACGGCCGCACGGTGCATTCGCTGATCCGGCTACTGTCGCTGTACCGCGGGCTGAAGTTCACGCTGATCGCGCCGCCTTCGCTGGAAATGCCGGCCTACCTGCTCGACCTGGTGTCGCGCAACGGCCACGTGATCGAGCAGACCCAATCGCTCGAGGAAGGCCTGCGCGGTGCGGACGTGGTCTACGCCACCCGCATCCAGAAGGAGCGCTTCGCGGGCGAGGAAATCGAGGGCTACACGCCGGAGTTCCAGGTGCGCAAGGCGCTGGTCGACACGGTCTGCAAGCCCGACACGATCCTGATGCATCCGTTGCCGCGCGACGGTCGCCCGGGCGCGAACGACCTGAGCATCGACCTCAACCACGACCCGCGGCTGGCGATCTTCCGGCAGACGGACAACGGCATTCCCGTGCGGATGGCGCTGTTCGCGGTGCTGATGGGCGTGGAGCACCAGGTGGCGCGCTCGATGCGCGATGCCGGCTGGCGCTCGCCTCCGCACATCGGGCCGGACGACGCGGATTTCGACGGGCTGGACTGA
- a CDS encoding TIGR02117 family protein, whose translation MIIKRWLKRIAFTLLGLVALVGLYVATASALVLWPANANKPSDAIAANAPEVQAWVLSNGVHTDYVFPVRSATVDWQQLFPLADFRAVPPDAEFIAIGWGDREFYLNTPTWADLTASRAFGALSGGNRSLMHVSYLQRGQLGRGAFNLPLSQGQYAQLVGYVQRTLPSGRATPIAGAHYDNQDAFYEAEGGYNLFETCNTWIGRGLRQAGVTVSRWTPFDFTVTWHLQPATP comes from the coding sequence ATGATCATCAAACGCTGGCTCAAGCGCATCGCATTCACACTGCTGGGATTGGTGGCCTTGGTCGGGCTTTATGTCGCCACGGCCAGCGCGCTGGTGCTGTGGCCCGCCAATGCCAACAAGCCTTCGGACGCCATCGCAGCGAATGCACCCGAGGTGCAGGCCTGGGTGTTGAGCAATGGCGTGCACACCGACTACGTGTTCCCGGTCCGCTCGGCCACCGTCGACTGGCAGCAGCTTTTTCCGCTCGCGGACTTTCGCGCCGTGCCGCCGGACGCCGAGTTCATCGCCATCGGCTGGGGCGACCGCGAGTTCTACCTGAACACGCCCACCTGGGCCGACCTGACGGCCTCGCGCGCCTTCGGTGCGCTGTCGGGCGGCAACCGCTCGCTGATGCATGTGAGTTACCTGCAGCGCGGGCAACTGGGGCGCGGTGCTTTCAACCTGCCGCTGTCGCAGGGCCAGTACGCGCAACTGGTCGGCTATGTGCAACGCACGTTGCCCTCGGGCCGCGCGACGCCCATTGCAGGCGCGCACTACGACAACCAGGACGCCTTCTACGAAGCCGAGGGCGGCTACAACCTCTTCGAGACCTGCAACACCTGGATCGGGCGCGGCCTGCGGCAGGCGGGCGTCACCGTCAGCCGCTGGACACCCTTCGACTTCACCGTGACCTGGCACCTGCAACCGGCAACGCCCTGA
- a CDS encoding Y-family DNA polymerase yields the protein MSSQPPSAPPIRRIAHLDMDAFYASVELLRYPQLKGLPVVIGGGRRRVDEAIRNLPEGGTLADIPVDSFPLLKDYTGRGVITTATYAARQYGVGSAMGLMKAAKLCPLAIILPVDFDEYRRFSRAFKQVILEVAPLMEDRGVDEVYIDFTDVPGGQRDGGRSLAWLLQKAIFDNTGLTCSIGVAPNKLIAKMASEFNKPNGISVVYENDLETRIWPLPCRKVNGIGPKADEKLKRFGIETVGQLAARDRDWLVATFGKATGAWMHEVSWGRDNRPVVTESEPVSMSRETTFDRDLHAVRDRAELGAIFTHLCEKLAEDLQRKGYVGKTIGIKLRYDDFKIATRDQTIDRFTDDGKTIRQVGGQCLKRVPLERPLRLLGVRVGALAKAGSPEALAPAGAGGQRTTAESTSTTASLF from the coding sequence GTGAGTTCCCAGCCCCCGTCAGCCCCACCAATCCGCCGCATCGCCCACCTCGACATGGACGCCTTCTACGCGTCGGTCGAGTTGCTGCGCTATCCGCAGCTCAAGGGCCTGCCCGTGGTGATCGGCGGCGGGCGTCGACGCGTGGACGAGGCCATCCGCAACCTGCCCGAAGGCGGCACGCTGGCCGACATTCCGGTCGACTCGTTTCCGCTGCTCAAGGACTACACAGGCCGCGGCGTGATCACCACCGCCACCTACGCCGCGCGCCAGTACGGCGTGGGCTCGGCCATGGGGCTCATGAAGGCCGCCAAGCTGTGCCCGCTGGCCATCATCCTGCCAGTGGACTTCGATGAATACCGTCGCTTCTCGCGCGCCTTCAAGCAAGTCATCCTGGAGGTCGCGCCGCTGATGGAAGACCGCGGCGTGGACGAGGTGTACATCGACTTCACCGACGTGCCCGGCGGCCAGCGCGACGGCGGGCGTTCGCTGGCGTGGCTGCTGCAGAAAGCCATCTTCGACAACACCGGCCTGACCTGCTCCATCGGCGTGGCACCCAACAAGCTCATCGCCAAGATGGCGAGCGAGTTCAACAAGCCCAACGGCATCTCGGTCGTTTATGAGAACGACCTCGAAACGCGCATCTGGCCGCTGCCCTGCCGCAAGGTGAACGGCATCGGCCCCAAGGCCGACGAAAAACTCAAGCGCTTCGGCATCGAGACCGTGGGCCAACTTGCGGCACGCGACCGAGACTGGCTCGTTGCCACCTTCGGCAAGGCCACCGGCGCGTGGATGCACGAGGTGTCCTGGGGCCGCGACAACCGACCGGTGGTGACCGAGAGCGAACCCGTCTCGATGAGCCGCGAGACCACCTTCGACCGCGACCTGCATGCGGTGCGCGACCGCGCCGAGCTGGGCGCCATCTTCACCCACCTGTGCGAGAAGCTGGCCGAAGACCTGCAGCGCAAGGGCTACGTGGGCAAGACCATCGGCATCAAGCTGCGCTACGACGACTTCAAGATCGCCACCCGCGACCAGACCATCGACCGCTTCACCGACGACGGGAAGACCATCCGGCAGGTCGGTGGGCAATGCCTCAAGCGCGTGCCGCTGGAGCGCCCCTTGCGCTTGCTGGGCGTGCGCGTGGGCGCGCTCGCCAAGGCCGGCAGCCCCGAGGCGCTGGCACCGGCAGGTGCGGGCGGGCAACGCACGACTGCGGAGTCGACATCGACCACCGCATCGCTTTTCTGA
- a CDS encoding YiiX family permuted papain-like enzyme, which yields MTKLPAALALFLSVLFCSTGHAAATLKDGDIIFHTSRSAQSVAVQRATGSRYSHMGIVLLRDGKPYVFEAVSTVRYTPLAQWTARGNGGHYVVKRLRDADKLLTPAAVARLHAKTSDFAGRPYDLTFEWSDQRIYCSELVWKLYQRALGIRIGELQKIREFNLTDPAVRAKMRERYGDKVPMNEPVISPVAMFESPLLATVETR from the coding sequence ATGACCAAGCTCCCCGCCGCGCTCGCGCTGTTCCTGTCCGTTCTTTTCTGCAGCACAGGCCATGCCGCAGCCACGCTGAAAGACGGCGACATCATCTTCCACACCTCGCGCTCGGCACAGAGCGTGGCGGTGCAGCGCGCCACCGGTTCGCGCTACAGCCACATGGGCATCGTGCTGCTGCGCGATGGCAAGCCCTATGTGTTCGAGGCCGTATCGACGGTGCGCTACACGCCGCTCGCGCAATGGACGGCGCGCGGCAACGGCGGGCACTATGTGGTCAAGCGCCTGCGCGATGCCGACAAGCTGCTGACACCCGCCGCCGTGGCGCGCCTGCATGCGAAGACCTCGGACTTCGCGGGCCGTCCGTACGACCTGACCTTCGAGTGGTCGGACCAGCGCATCTACTGTTCCGAACTTGTGTGGAAGCTCTATCAGCGCGCGCTGGGCATCCGCATCGGCGAGCTGCAGAAGATCCGCGAGTTCAATCTGACGGACCCGGCGGTGCGCGCCAAGATGCGCGAGCGTTATGGCGACAAGGTGCCGATGAATGAACCGGTGATCTCGCCTGTGGCGATGTTCGAGTCGCCATTGCTCGCGACTGTTGAGACGCGCTGA
- a CDS encoding TRAP transporter large permease subunit → MAWIGLALLALALVLMMTTGWPTYAVLLGVCTLGAVAGLALGAFDVALLQNLPWRIVGLLEHDLLQALALYALVGALLNRLALAEHLYNGLRKLLAFVVPRAAPELAGMLLGLMLAPMNGSVGASLLTLARTAGKGWAREGLPADRRTALVAVTSTLGVIVPPSLVLLLLGDAMLRAHTEGVNMARELSLPTAAAGAANRIVNTQDILQAALVPAAALLLGWLAVAWFGARRKPLPSAQREPIDRREGLTLLLVPLLIGALLVLVTIGRVRAVEGAAAACVMLLGWGLVSRQLTRPVLWQVLDDAMALTGALYALLAAATTFSLLLRGFGTDGLIARLMLSLQGHPMLGLMVVLAVLLACAFVLDAFELIFLIVPIVMPPVLAQLDDAAWIATLTLLVLQAGFLLPPFGYALVLARGQVAPRPPVAAIACSLIPYLAVLAAVTAGVMALPQTTRWLRTSPTALAPAEPMNEEALDRLMREMAPPPDAGDSTVPPEEK, encoded by the coding sequence ATGGCCTGGATCGGACTCGCACTGCTCGCGCTGGCCCTGGTGCTGATGATGACCACCGGCTGGCCGACCTACGCCGTGCTGCTGGGCGTGTGCACGTTGGGCGCGGTGGCGGGGTTGGCGCTCGGTGCCTTCGATGTCGCGCTGCTGCAGAACCTGCCGTGGCGCATCGTCGGCCTGCTGGAGCACGACCTGCTGCAAGCCCTGGCGCTCTATGCGCTGGTCGGTGCGCTGCTCAACCGGCTGGCGCTGGCCGAGCACCTGTACAACGGCCTGCGCAAGCTGCTGGCTTTCGTCGTGCCACGCGCCGCGCCGGAGCTGGCCGGCATGCTGCTGGGCCTGATGCTCGCGCCGATGAACGGCTCGGTGGGTGCCAGCCTGCTCACGTTGGCGCGCACCGCCGGCAAGGGCTGGGCGCGCGAGGGCCTGCCGGCCGACCGGCGCACCGCGCTCGTTGCAGTCACCAGCACACTGGGCGTGATCGTGCCGCCCTCGCTGGTGCTGCTGTTGCTCGGCGATGCGATGCTGCGCGCACACACCGAGGGCGTGAACATGGCGCGCGAGCTGTCGCTGCCCACGGCCGCCGCCGGTGCCGCCAACCGCATCGTCAACACGCAGGACATCCTGCAGGCCGCGCTGGTGCCCGCGGCGGCGCTGCTGCTCGGCTGGCTCGCGGTCGCGTGGTTCGGTGCGCGGCGCAAGCCCTTGCCGAGCGCGCAGCGCGAACCGATCGACCGGCGCGAAGGCTTGACGCTGCTGCTCGTGCCCCTGCTGATCGGTGCGCTGCTGGTGCTGGTGACCATCGGCAGGGTGCGCGCAGTCGAGGGAGCGGCCGCCGCCTGCGTGATGTTGCTGGGCTGGGGCCTGGTGTCGCGCCAGCTCACGCGCCCGGTGCTGTGGCAGGTGCTCGACGATGCGATGGCACTCACCGGCGCTCTGTATGCACTGCTGGCGGCGGCCACCACCTTCTCGTTGCTGCTGCGCGGCTTCGGCACCGACGGGCTGATCGCGCGGCTCATGCTGTCGCTGCAGGGCCATCCGATGCTCGGGCTCATGGTGGTGCTGGCCGTGCTGCTGGCCTGCGCCTTCGTGCTCGATGCCTTCGAGCTGATCTTCCTGATCGTGCCCATCGTGATGCCGCCGGTGCTGGCACAGCTCGACGACGCGGCATGGATTGCCACGCTCACATTGCTGGTGCTGCAGGCGGGCTTTCTGCTGCCGCCCTTCGGCTATGCGCTGGTGCTCGCGCGCGGCCAGGTTGCGCCGCGCCCGCCGGTGGCGGCCATCGCGTGCTCGTTGATTCCCTATCTGGCCGTGCTCGCCGCAGTGACTGCCGGCGTGATGGCGTTGCCGCAAACGACGCGCTGGCTGCGCACTTCGCCGACCGCGCTGGCACCGGCCGAGCCGATGAACGAGGAAGCGCTCGACCGGCTCATGCGCGAGATGGCACCACCACCCGATGCGGGCGACAGCACCGTGCCGCCCGAGGAAAAATAA